In Brachybacterium saurashtrense, the genomic stretch CCGGGCACCGGCAGGGCGCTGAAGGAGCACGCACGGATGACGATCCTCGGAGAGCATCGACCGGTCGAGGCCGAGCAGCCGCGACCGGACGGCGCCGCCCCCCGACCGGGCGGGAGCCCCGTCGCGGAGACGGCGGGCGGTGCCTGGCATCCGGCGCGCGGCGCAGGGGATCGCCGCTTCGCCCGGATCGGTGCGCTCGCCCTCGAGAGCGGCGACGTCCTGGAGGACGTCACCATGGCGTACGAGACCTGGGGGGAGCTGGCCCCGGACGGCGACAACGCGGTGCTGGTGCTCCACGCGCTCACGGGCGACTCCCACGTGCGCGGCGCGGCCGGTCCCGCCCACCCCAGCCCCGGCTGGTGGGAGGACGTGGTGGGGCCCGGGCGCGCGATCGACACCGACCGCTACCACGTGGTCGCCCCCAACGTCCTGGGCGGCTGCCAGGGGAGCACCGGACCGAGCTCCACCGCGCCGGACGGCCGCGCCTACGGCTCCCGCTTCCCGGCCATCACCACCCGGGACCAGGTGGCCGCGGAGCGCCGCCTGCGCGAGAGCCTGGGGATCCGGCGCTGGGCGCTGGTGATCGGCGGCTCGATGGGCGGCATGCGCACCATCGAATGGGGAGTGAGCCACCCGGACGAGGTGGAGCGCCTCGCCCTGCTCGCCTCCTCCGCCCGGGCGACGGCCGATCAGATCGCCTGGAACAGCGCCCAGATCGCCTCGATCCGCCTCGACCCCGCATTCCACGGCGGCGACTACTACGGCCTCGCGGACGGCCAGGGCCCCTCCGCCGGGCTCGGCATCGCCCGGCGCATCGCGCACACCACGTACCGCACCGCCGAGGAGCTCGAGGAGCGGTTCGGCAACCGCGCCCAGGGCCAGGAGGACCCGTTCGACGGGCACGGCCGGCATCAGGTGACCAGCTACCTCGACCATCACGCGGTGAAGCTCGCCCGCCGCTTCGACGCGAACTCGTACATCGCCCTGGCGAGCTCGATGAGCACCCACGACGTGGGGCGAGGCCGGGGCGGGACCGCCGCGGCCCTGGCCCGGGTCACGGCCCGCACCCTGGTGGTCGCGATCGACTCCGACCGCCTCTTCCCGCCCGCGCTGGTGCGGGAGGTCGCCGAGCACGTGCCCGGCGCACGGTGGCACGTGGCCTCCTCGCCCATCGGGCACGACGCCTTCCTGCTCGCCCACGCCGGCCTGGAGAGGTGGATCTCGGATCTGCTGGACGACTAAGCTGGCCGGAGGCCGCCTCGGCGGCCCGCTGCAGCCCGCACCGCGCACAGAAGGAGAGGTCGCATGACCATCGTCGTGGGGTACTCACCCTCCGGACAGGGACGCGCGGCGCTGCGGGCGGCCCTGCGCTACGCGGAGCGCTCCGGCGAGGACCTCGCCATCGCCTCGCACCAGTACAACGACGCCGCCACGGGGATGACCGCGGCCACCGAGGCCGAGGTGCGGGCCGAGCTCGCCGAGGCCGGAGCCCGCTGCGGGGACGTCACCGTGCACAGCAGCCCCGAACGCGAGATCGGGGAGTTCGTGCTCGCCGTCGCCGAGGAGGTGGGGGCGAGCCTGGTGGTGATCGGGCTGCGTCGCAAGCCGCCGATCGGAAAGCTGAACCTCGGCGCCTCCGCACGGCGGGTCGTGCTCGGCGCGTCCTGCCCCGTGCTCGCCGTGAAGGACGACCCGGCGGACCTCTCCCGCCGGGCCGCGACCGCCTCCTGACCCGCGGGGAATACTCGGCGCCGGAGGGCGTTATACTCGACAGGCTTGACGGCACCGTGCGTTCGTGCGCCGTGATACCGGACCCTCCGGATCCGCGCCCTGCAGTGCAAGACCGTGAGCCGCGCCGAGAAGACCGATCGCCCGAGTGTGGCGGACCGCCCCGCACCGGGCCGCCGCCGGAAGAAGGAACTCTGTGACCTCCTCCAGTACTGCTGAGACCTCGCCCACGGCGAAGACCTCGACCCGCGCCGCGTCCACGGCGGCGGAGAGCACCGAGGCCGAGGGCGCCTCGACCGAGACCACCGCCACCACGAAGGCGGCCGCCAAGAAGGCCGCGGCCAAGAAGGCGGCACCCGCGACGACCACCTCCCGCAGGACCGTCGCCAAGAAGGCGGCGGCCGCGGCGAAGGACGTCGAGCCCGAGGCGGGCGCCGAGGACGACGGCGAGGAGAAGGAGCCGCGCCGAGCCCCGTCCGCCACCGATCAGAAGGTGGAGGCCTCCGGCGGCTTCGTCTTCAACGCCGCGGAGGACGACGCCCCCGCGCAGCAGGTCGTCACCGCCGGTGCCACCGCGGACCCGGTCAAGGACTACCTCAAGCAGATCGGCAAGGTGGCGCTGCTCAACGCCGCCCAGGAGGTCGAGCTCGCCGAGCGGATCGAGGCCGGTCTGTACGCCGAGCAGAAGCTCAAGGGCGACGCGACCTACCGCGACAAGAACGGCCGCCTCACCAAGGCCGGCCGTGAGCTGACCATGATCGCCGACGACGGCCGCGCCGCGAAGGATCACCTGCTCGAGGCGAACCTCCGCCTGGTGGTCTCCCTGGCCAAGCGCTACACCGGCCGCGGCATGCTCTTCCTGGACCTCATCCAGGAGGGCAACCTGGGCCTGATCCGCGCCGTCGAGAAGTTCGACTACGCCAAGGGCTACAAGTTCTCCACCTACGCCACCTGGTGGATCCGTCAGGCGATCACCCGCGCCATGGCCGACCAGGCACGCACCATCCGCATCCCCGTGCACATGGTCGAGGTCATCAACAAGCTCGCCCGCGTCCAGCGCCAGATGCTCCAGGACCTGGGCCGTGAGCCCACCCCGGAGGAGCTCGCCAAGGAGCTCGACATGACCCCGGAGAAGGTGGTCGAGGTGCAGAAGTACGGCCGCGAGCCGATCTCCCTGCACACCCCGCTGGGCGAGGACGGCGACAGCGAGTTCGGAGACCTCATCGAGGACTCCGAGGCCGTGGTCCCCGCGGACGCGGTGAGCTTCACCCTCCTGCAGGAGCAGCTCCACTCCGTGCTCGACACCCTCTCCGAGCGCGAGGCCGGCGTGGTCTCGATGCGCTTCGGCCTCGAGGACGGCCAGCCCAAGACCCTCGACGAGATCGGCAAGGTCTACGGCGTCACCCGTGAGCGGATCCGCCAGATCGAGTCCAAGACGATGTCGAAGCTGCGCCACCCCTCGCGCTCCCAGGTGCTGCGGGACTACCTGGACTGACCTCGCCCCTCGGCGACCTCGCTTGGGCCCGGGCTCCACGGAGCCCGGGCCCGTGCGCCGTCCACCACCCGGCCGCTCCCGCGGCCGCCAGCATCGAGAGGACCCCAGGACGTGAGCGCACCACCGGCCGGCGAGCTGCGGATGCACCGGGTGAGCATCGAGGACTGGGCCTCCCACCGTGCCCTGCGCCTGGACATGCTCGCCGCGGATCCGGACGCCTTCTGGGCCGATCCCGCCCAGGCGCGCGCACGCACCGCCGCGCAGTGGCGCGCGGAGATCGCGGGTCCGCGCGTGCATCTGCAGGCCCGGGTGGCGGGGACGGAGGAGGTGCTCGGCGGCATCGCGCTGCTCCCCGCCGGATACACCCTGGAGCATGTGATCCCCGAGGACAGAGCGCACATCGTCTCGCTCTGGGTGCGCCCGCAGGCGCGGGGCCGCGGGGTCTCCGGCCGCCTGCTCGACGCGCTGGCGCGGATCGCGCTCGAGCGCGGTCGAGGCGACCTGCGCCTCGACGTGGACGAGTCCAACACGGCGGCCCGCCACCTCTACGAGCGGCTCGGCTTCACCGCCACCGGCGCACGGGACCCGCGCGCGGGCCGCAGCACCGCCTGGGTCGAGTACGCGATCCGGGCGGAGCATCTGCTCCGTCCGTGACGGCGGGCCCCGGCGGCGACGGTGCCCGCAATCGGCTCAGGGCGCCCACCGTGACGGTGGGCGCCCTGAGAGGCGGTGGGGAGAGCGGCCGCGTCAGTCCTCGATCACGGGCTCGGGCTTGTGGTGCAGGCGCTCGGTCTCGTCGATGATCTCCGCGGCGATGGTGGAGAAGGCGTCCTGATGGGCGCGGGCGTGGTGGGCGCAGAACATCAGCTCACCACCGGCCTCGAGGAGCACCTTGACGTACGCCTGCGCGCCGCAGCGATCGCAGCGGTCGTGTGCCGTCAGTCGGGGAGCTTCGAGAGTCAGGTTCATGGGGTCATTTCTAGCATCGCCGCCCGCCTGCGGGGGAGTGTCCGCAGGCCTGGTTCGCTGGGGGCGCAACGCGGTGTGAGCGGGGCCGCGCGGCCGGCGCTCCCGCACGCTGTGAGCAGGACGGCAGCGAGCCGATGCCGGGCGCGGAGGGTCCGGACCCGTAGGATCTGAGGGGTGTCCACCACCAGCGCCGCCACCACGTCCGCCTACGATGCGCGCAACCTCCAGGTCCTCGAGGGCCTCGAGGCGGTCCGCAAGCGTCCCGGCATGTACATCGGGTCCACCGACTCCCGCGGGCTCATGCACTGCCTGTGGGAGATCCTGGACAACGCGGTGGACGAGGCGCTCGGCGGGCACGGCGACTCCATCGAGGTGATCCTCCACCCCGACCACTCCGTCGAGGTGCGCGACACAGGCCGCGGCGTCCCGGTGGACGAGGAGCCCCGCACCGGGCTGACCGGCGTCGAGGTCGTCTACACCAAGCTGCATGCGGGCGGGAAGTTCGGCGGCGGCTCCTACGCCGCCTCCGGCGGTCTGCACGGCGTGGGCGCGAGCGTGGTCAACGCCCTCTCGGGGCGGCTCGACGTCGAGGTGGACCGGGCGGGGAAGACCTATGCGATGAGCTTCCAGCGCGGCGCCCCCGGCGAGTTCGCCGACGCCGACGGTCCCGACCCCGACTCGCCGTTCACCCCGGCGGACGGCCCCGCCGAGCTGCGCGTGGTCGGCAAGGCCAAGCGCGGGGCGAGCGGCACTCGGGTGCGCTACTGGGCCGATCCCCAGATCTTCGTCAAGGGCTCCCACTTCTCCCTCGACGACCTCACCCGTCGCTCCCGGCAGACGGCCTTCCTGGTGCCCGGGCTGAAGCTGTCGGTCACCGACCTCCGCCCCGAGGCCAATCCCGACCAGCCCGCCACCCGCACCTACAAGTACGACGGCGGGATCAGCGAGTTCGTCGAGTACCTCGCCCAGGACCAGCGCATCACCGACGTGGTCCGCCTGCAGGGCACCGGCGAGTACACCGAGACCATCCCGGTGCTCGACCGCAACGGCCACATGGTCTCCACCGAGGTGGAGCGCTCCTGCGAGGTGGACATCGCCCTGCGCTGGGGCGCGGACTTCGACTCCACCGTGCGCACCTTCGTGAACATCGTCGCCACCCCCAAGGGCGGCACCCATCTGACCGGCTTCGAGCAGGCGCTGGTCAAGACCATGCGCAAGCAGGTCGAGAACCAGGCGCGGCGGGTCAAGTTCAACGCGAAGAACGAGAAGATCGAGAAGGACGACACGCTCGCGGGCCTCACCGCGGTGGTGAGCGTGCGCATCGACGAGCCGCAGTTCGAGGGGCAGACCAAGGAGGTGCTCGGCACCCCCGCGATCCGACAGATCGTCGCCAAGGTCGTCGAGGACCGGCTCACCGAGTTCCTCACCTCCACGAAGAAGGGGGAGAAGGAGCAGGCCGCGCTGGTGGTCGACAAGGTGGTCTCCGAGATGCGCGCCCGCATCGCGGCGCGCATGCACAAGGAGGTCTCGCGCCGCAAGAACGCGCTGGAGTCCTCCACCATGCCCACCAAGCTCGCGGACTGCCGCACCCACGACGTGGACCGCTCCGAGCTGTTCATCGTCGAGGGCGACAGCGCGCTGGGCACCGCGAAGAACGCCCGCTCCTCCGAGTTCCAGGCGCTGCTGCCGATCCGCGGCAAGATCCTCAACACACAGAAGGCGTCCGTCACGGACATGCTGAAGAACACCGAGTGTGCGGCGATCATCCAGGTGATCGGCGCCGGCTCCGGGCGCACCTTCGATCTCGAGGCCGCGCGCTACGGCAAGATCATCATGATGACCGACGCGGACGTGGACGGCGCCCACATCCGCACCCTGCTGCTCACCCTCTTCCACCGCTACATGCGCCCGATGGTCGAAGCCGGGCGGGTGTACGCGGCGGTGCCCCCGCTGCACCGCGTCGAGATCATCCACGGCGGGAAGAAGAAGAACGAGCTGGTGTACACCTACTCCGAGACCGAGCTGAACACCCTGTTCAAGAGCCTGGAACGCCGTGGCAAGCGCTACAAGGAGCCGATCCAGCGCTACAAGGGCCTGGGGGAGATGGACGCCGACCAGCTCGCCGACACCACGATGGATCCGGGCCACCGCACGCTGCGTCGGGTGCGCATCGAGGACGCCGAGGCCGCCAGCGCCGTGTTCGAGCTGCTGATGGGGTCCGAGGTCGCACCGCGCAAGCAGTTCATCATCGAAGGAGCCGAAGAGCTCGACCTGGAGAGGATCGACGCATGAGTGTCGCCGTCCGAGTGATCCCCTGCCTGGACGTCGACGCGGGGCGCGTCGTCAAGGGCGTGAACTTCAAGGACCTGCGCGACGCCGGGGATCCTGTGGAGCTCGCGGCACGCTACGGCGCCGAAGGGGCCGACGAGCTCACCTTCCTCGACGTCATCGCCTCCTCCGGCGGCCGCGACACCATGATCGACGTGGTGCGTGCCGCCGCCGAGCAGATCTTCATCCCGCTCACCGTGGGCGGGGGAGTGCGCTCCGCGGCCGATGTGGACCAGCTGCTGCGCGCCGGCGCCGACAAGTGCGGCATCAACACCGCGGCGATCGCCCGGCCCGAGGTGATCTCCGAGATCGCCCGCCGCTTCGGCAATCAGGTGCTGGTGCTCTCGATCGACGCCCGCCGCGTCACCGACGAGACCCCTGAGGGCACGGCCCGCTCCGGCTCCGGCTTCGAGGTGACCACGCACGGGGGGCGCCGCGGCACCGGCATCGACGCCATCGCGTGGATCCGCGAGGTCACCGAGCGCGGCGCCGGCGAGATCCTGCTGAACTCGATGGACGCCGACGGCACCGAGCAGGGCTTCGACCTCGACCTGATCCGGCTGGCGCGGGAGGCCACGTCCCTGCCGCTGATCGCCTCCGGCGGTGCGGGCACCCCCGCGCACTTCCCGCCGGCCGTGCACGCGGGCGCCGACGCCGTGCTCGCCGCGAGCGTGTTCCACTTCCAGCAGCTCAGCATCGCGGAGGCGAAGGCGGCGATGGCCGCCGACGGCATCACGGTGCGCTGAGCACTGCCGGAGCCCGCCCGCACCGACCCCACCTGCCGGTCGGAACGGGCTCCGCGACGCGCTCCTCAGCGCTCGATGCGGTAGCTGACCCCGAGGCGGTGCGAGCGGCCGGGCTCCAGCGCCACGAATCCGTCCTTGGCGACCGCGGGCTCGATGCACACGAACCGGGGCCAGTCCTCGTCGGGGATGTCCGCCATCCCGCGGGTCAGCTCGTCCCAGGGGTTCCACACGATCGTGCGGGAGGTGCCCCGCGGGGTGGAGACCACGCGGCGTCCTCCTCCCGGTGCCGAGTCGTCCTCGAGGGTCACCTCGCCGGCGCGTGCGACGATCCGGTCGGTGGAGCCGGTGAGGCGCAGCAGCTGGGCGGGCATGACGTCCTCGGCGAGGCCGCGGGTGTTGTCGAGGAACTCCGCGCCCTCGAGGCCGCCGATGCGGATCTCGCGCACGTCGCCGACGGCGAGATAGGTGTGCAGCGCGGCTTCGAGCTCGATCCGGCGCGGCCCGGCGGTGAGGGTCAGATCCACGTCCAGCTGCGCGCCGAGGCGGAAGACGACCTCGGCCCGGACCGCGACGGCGTCCTCCGGGGTCCGCAGCGTCACCTCCGTGGTCCCGCCCTCGCGCCGGGCGGAGACGAGGTCCCACCGGACGTTGCGCAGCCAGCCGTGCTTCACGGCGTGCGCGAGATCCCGTCCCGTCCCGAACCACGGACCCACCAGCGGGATCCCGCCCCGCACGGCCACGCCGGGGCCGACGTCGGAGCTCGGGCTCATCCACAGCAGGTCCTGCTCGCCGGCGGGGACGAAGCTGGTCAGGTGCGCGCCGTCGAGGAGGATGACGGCGGAGGCCGCAGGGGTGTCCACGAGCACGGCATCGACGCCGTGCGCCGTCCCGAGGGCGACGCCCTCGGGCAGGGTGACGGCGGCGTCAGGAGCCGCGGCGGCGGGATCCTGGGCGGCGGGCATCGCGGCGGCGGCCGGCTCGACCGGGCTGGGCTGGGGCTGTGAGGTCATGCCTCCATCGTCCCACGCCGTGCCGTGCCGTGCCGGGAGCGGGCGCCTCGTCCTCCGCGCGGGAGGTCCCCTCCGGTCCGGGACCGACCTCCGGCAGTCCCTCGGCGGCGGCGGAGACGGTGCGGATCAGCAGCAGCAGCCACACGTACACGATCACCGCCGCCCCCATCTCGAAGGCGGTCATGTTCAGGTATCCCACTCCCGAGAACAGCACGACCAGGGTCACGAGCAGCCCGAAGGCCCCCGCCGTGAACCAGGTCAGCGCGCCGGGGAGTCGCCTCAGGAGCACGGGGAGGACCAGCAGCGAGATCCCGAAGACGATCACGAGCAGCTGCGCGACGACGTCGTGCCAGAACACGCTTACCGTCCGCGAGACCAGCGCGACGAGCGCGACCAGGACCCCCACGAGCGTCAGCAGCACGCGCACCACGGTCACGGGGAGGGTGCCCGCACCGCTCGCCCGTGCCCAGCGCTCGAGGTCGTGGGCGATGAACTCCACCACCGTCACCAGGGCGATGCCGGTCAGCAGCAGGGTCAGGTTGAACGTCGCGCTCGAGAGCCCGCTGCCCTCGCCGAGCTCCGAGAAGTAGCGCTCCCACCAGTACGGGTCCGGGGCGCTGAGCGCGCTGGCGAGCACGCCGACGGTGAGGAAGGCCGCCAGCAGGGTCGCCAGGGAGCGGCCCGACAGCGCGGTGACCGAGGCGGAGGTGATGTACGCCGCCGCACCGCCGGCCGCCGCGACCCAGAACGTCCCCGCGACGCGGTCCAGCGCCACGCCCTGGAACGCCTGCTGGAACACCGCGAACAGCGCTCCGGTGAGGAACAGGCCGAGCAGGCCGTGGATCAGGGAGAGACCGGCCACGTCCAGGCCGCGTCGCCACCAGGGCCGGGCCCCGTACCAGGGCAGGCCGCGCATCGTGCGTCCGGCGAGCACGAGCGCCGCGGTGGTCGTCCCGCACCCCAGCACGGTCAGCGCTGCGACCTGGCCGATCGATCCGGTGCCCGACAGCGGCGCGGTGCCCCGCAGCGCGACGGCGCCCACCACGATCCCCGCGAGGGCGCCCGCGAGGCCGATCGCGACGTGCGCCGACTCGGCGCGGGTCGCCCCGGTCGCCCGGAGCCGGGTCGGCGCCGCCACCCCTCAGCCCACCGCGGCGATCGGCACCGAGACCGGGATGCCCGAGCCGTCGCGTCGGCCGGTGGGCTCCGGGAGGTCGATCGGCTGGCCCGCCTCGGAGGAGGCGCGCGCCGGATGCGGCACCACCCACGCGCCGATGAGGACGTCCTCGCCGCGCAGGAAGCGGTGGCACCGCATCCCCGCGGTGGCCCGTCCCTTGGCGGGGAACTCGGTGAGCGCGCTGACCTTGAGGGAGCCCGTCTGCAGCAGCGGCAGCGTGCTGGAGCTGCCGGCCACGGTGACCACGTCCGCCGCGGCGGTCACGTCGATCGTCCCGAAGGAGAGCACCCGTGCCCCGGCGGAGAGCTTGATCCCCGCCACGCCGCCCGCGGCGCGGCCCTGCGGCCGGATCCCGGAGGAGGGGAAGTGCAGCAGCTGGGCGTCGGAGGTGACGAACACGAGGTCGAGGTCGGCGTCGTCCTCGAGGTCCACCACGCCCACCACGGCGTCGCCGTCCTTCAGCGAGATGATCTCGAAGCCGTCGGAGCGGGGGAAGTCCAGCTGCACGCGCTTGACCACGCCCTGGCGCGTGCCCAGGGCGATCGCGCCGCCGCGGGCGATGTCCGCCTCGGCCACCCGCACCAGGCCCAGGGTGCGCTCCTCCCGCTCCAGCTCCAGGAGGTCGTCCACCCGGGTGCCGCCGGCCAGCGAGGGCGAACCCGCCGTCGGGGCGAGGGAGGGGAGGTCCACCACCGGCAGGCGCAGCACTCTGCCGCGGTCGGTCACCACCCCGATCTCGGAGCGCGTGGTGCTGCGCACCGTGGAGACGATGACGTCGTGCGCTCCGCGCTGCCCCTCCCGGGGGATCGGCTCCTCGCCCGCGACGCGGGCGATCAGGCCGGTGCCCGTCATGAGCACGGCGCACGGCTCGTCCGCCACCTCGAGGGACGCTCCCGCCACGGCCACGGGCTTCTCCGCGGCCTCCAGCAGCACCGTGCGGCGCGCGTCGCCGTGCTCGGCGGCGACCGTCGCCAGCTCCTCGGAGACCAGGGAGCGCAGCACCGACTGCGAGCCCAGGATCTCCTCGAGCTGCTCGATCTCGCGTCGCAGATCGTCCCGCTCCGCCTCCAGGTCGATCTGGGAGAACTTGGTCAGCCGGCGCAGGCGCAGCTCGAGGATGTACTCCGCCTGCACCTCCGTGAGGTCGAAGACCTGCATCAGGCGGGTGCGCGCCGTCTCGGCGTCGTCGCTGCTGCGCACGATCTGGATCACCTCGTCGATGTCCACGATCGCCAGCAGCAGCCCCTCCACCAGGTGCAGCCGCGCCCTGCGCTTGCCGAGCCGGTGCTCGGTGCGGCGGCGCACCACCGTGAGGCGGTGCTCGACGAACACCTCGAGCATCTGCTTGAGGCCCAGGGTGCGCGGCTGCCCGTCCACCAGGGCCACGTTGTTGATCCCGAAGGACTCCTCCAGCGGCGTGTGCTTGTAGAGCTGCTCCAGCACCGCCTCGGGATCGAAGCCGGACTTCACCGTGAGCACCAGGCGCATCCCGTGATGACGGTCGGTGAGGTCCTGGTAGTCGGTGATGCCCTGCACCTTCTTGGACTGCACCGCGTCGCGGAGCTTCTCCGCGAGCCTCTCGGGGCCCACCT encodes the following:
- a CDS encoding RNA polymerase sigma factor codes for the protein MWRTAPHRAAAGRRNSVTSSSTAETSPTAKTSTRAASTAAESTEAEGASTETTATTKAAAKKAAAKKAAPATTTSRRTVAKKAAAAAKDVEPEAGAEDDGEEKEPRRAPSATDQKVEASGGFVFNAAEDDAPAQQVVTAGATADPVKDYLKQIGKVALLNAAQEVELAERIEAGLYAEQKLKGDATYRDKNGRLTKAGRELTMIADDGRAAKDHLLEANLRLVVSLAKRYTGRGMLFLDLIQEGNLGLIRAVEKFDYAKGYKFSTYATWWIRQAITRAMADQARTIRIPVHMVEVINKLARVQRQMLQDLGREPTPEELAKELDMTPEKVVEVQKYGREPISLHTPLGEDGDSEFGDLIEDSEAVVPADAVSFTLLQEQLHSVLDTLSEREAGVVSMRFGLEDGQPKTLDEIGKVYGVTRERIRQIESKTMSKLRHPSRSQVLRDYLD
- a CDS encoding universal stress protein, which translates into the protein MTIVVGYSPSGQGRAALRAALRYAERSGEDLAIASHQYNDAATGMTAATEAEVRAELAEAGARCGDVTVHSSPEREIGEFVLAVAEEVGASLVVIGLRRKPPIGKLNLGASARRVVLGASCPVLAVKDDPADLSRRAATAS
- a CDS encoding DNA gyrase/topoisomerase IV subunit A gives rise to the protein MARSRSTTPPTGDAPVEETIVDIDVTSEMEASFLEYAYSVIYSRALPDARDGLKPVQRRILFMMAEMGLRPDKGHVKSQRVVGEVMGKLHPHGDTAIYDALVRMAQPFNMRMPLVDGHGNFGSLDNGPAAPRYTEARPAKAALLMTDSLDEDVVDMIPNYDNQFLQPEVLPAQYPNLLVNGASGIAVGMATNMAPHNLVETVGAARHLIDHPEAELEELMRFVPGPDLPTGGRIVGLAGVRDAYRTGRGSFKMRATTRIENVTSRRKGIVVTELPYQVGPERLAEKLRDAVQSKKVQGITDYQDLTDRHHGMRLVLTVKSGFDPEAVLEQLYKHTPLEESFGINNVALVDGQPRTLGLKQMLEVFVEHRLTVVRRRTEHRLGKRRARLHLVEGLLLAIVDIDEVIQIVRSSDDAETARTRLMQVFDLTEVQAEYILELRLRRLTKFSQIDLEAERDDLRREIEQLEEILGSQSVLRSLVSEELATVAAEHGDARRTVLLEAAEKPVAVAGASLEVADEPCAVLMTGTGLIARVAGEEPIPREGQRGAHDVIVSTVRSTTRSEIGVVTDRGRVLRLPVVDLPSLAPTAGSPSLAGGTRVDDLLELEREERTLGLVRVAEADIARGGAIALGTRQGVVKRVQLDFPRSDGFEIISLKDGDAVVGVVDLEDDADLDLVFVTSDAQLLHFPSSGIRPQGRAAGGVAGIKLSAGARVLSFGTIDVTAAADVVTVAGSSSTLPLLQTGSLKVSALTEFPAKGRATAGMRCHRFLRGEDVLIGAWVVPHPARASSEAGQPIDLPEPTGRRDGSGIPVSVPIAAVG
- a CDS encoding DUF7455 domain-containing protein, whose translation is MNLTLEAPRLTAHDRCDRCGAQAYVKVLLEAGGELMFCAHHARAHQDAFSTIAAEIIDETERLHHKPEPVIED
- the metX gene encoding homoserine O-acetyltransferase MetX gives rise to the protein MTILGEHRPVEAEQPRPDGAAPRPGGSPVAETAGGAWHPARGAGDRRFARIGALALESGDVLEDVTMAYETWGELAPDGDNAVLVLHALTGDSHVRGAAGPAHPSPGWWEDVVGPGRAIDTDRYHVVAPNVLGGCQGSTGPSSTAPDGRAYGSRFPAITTRDQVAAERRLRESLGIRRWALVIGGSMGGMRTIEWGVSHPDEVERLALLASSARATADQIAWNSAQIASIRLDPAFHGGDYYGLADGQGPSAGLGIARRIAHTTYRTAEELEERFGNRAQGQEDPFDGHGRHQVTSYLDHHAVKLARRFDANSYIALASSMSTHDVGRGRGGTAAALARVTARTLVVAIDSDRLFPPALVREVAEHVPGARWHVASSPIGHDAFLLAHAGLERWISDLLDD
- a CDS encoding DUF998 domain-containing protein: MAAPTRLRATGATRAESAHVAIGLAGALAGIVVGAVALRGTAPLSGTGSIGQVAALTVLGCGTTTAALVLAGRTMRGLPWYGARPWWRRGLDVAGLSLIHGLLGLFLTGALFAVFQQAFQGVALDRVAGTFWVAAAGGAAAYITSASVTALSGRSLATLLAAFLTVGVLASALSAPDPYWWERYFSELGEGSGLSSATFNLTLLLTGIALVTVVEFIAHDLERWARASGAGTLPVTVVRVLLTLVGVLVALVALVSRTVSVFWHDVVAQLLVIVFGISLLVLPVLLRRLPGALTWFTAGAFGLLVTLVVLFSGVGYLNMTAFEMGAAVIVYVWLLLLIRTVSAAAEGLPEVGPGPEGTSRAEDEAPAPGTARHGVGRWRHDLTAPAQPGRAGRRRDARRPGSRRRGS
- a CDS encoding GNAT family N-acetyltransferase, translated to MSAPPAGELRMHRVSIEDWASHRALRLDMLAADPDAFWADPAQARARTAAQWRAEIAGPRVHLQARVAGTEEVLGGIALLPAGYTLEHVIPEDRAHIVSLWVRPQARGRGVSGRLLDALARIALERGRGDLRLDVDESNTAARHLYERLGFTATGARDPRAGRSTAWVEYAIRAEHLLRP
- a CDS encoding DNA gyrase/topoisomerase IV subunit B, which encodes MSTTSAATTSAYDARNLQVLEGLEAVRKRPGMYIGSTDSRGLMHCLWEILDNAVDEALGGHGDSIEVILHPDHSVEVRDTGRGVPVDEEPRTGLTGVEVVYTKLHAGGKFGGGSYAASGGLHGVGASVVNALSGRLDVEVDRAGKTYAMSFQRGAPGEFADADGPDPDSPFTPADGPAELRVVGKAKRGASGTRVRYWADPQIFVKGSHFSLDDLTRRSRQTAFLVPGLKLSVTDLRPEANPDQPATRTYKYDGGISEFVEYLAQDQRITDVVRLQGTGEYTETIPVLDRNGHMVSTEVERSCEVDIALRWGADFDSTVRTFVNIVATPKGGTHLTGFEQALVKTMRKQVENQARRVKFNAKNEKIEKDDTLAGLTAVVSVRIDEPQFEGQTKEVLGTPAIRQIVAKVVEDRLTEFLTSTKKGEKEQAALVVDKVVSEMRARIAARMHKEVSRRKNALESSTMPTKLADCRTHDVDRSELFIVEGDSALGTAKNARSSEFQALLPIRGKILNTQKASVTDMLKNTECAAIIQVIGAGSGRTFDLEAARYGKIIMMTDADVDGAHIRTLLLTLFHRYMRPMVEAGRVYAAVPPLHRVEIIHGGKKKNELVYTYSETELNTLFKSLERRGKRYKEPIQRYKGLGEMDADQLADTTMDPGHRTLRRVRIEDAEAASAVFELLMGSEVAPRKQFIIEGAEELDLERIDA
- the hisF gene encoding imidazole glycerol phosphate synthase subunit HisF, producing MSVAVRVIPCLDVDAGRVVKGVNFKDLRDAGDPVELAARYGAEGADELTFLDVIASSGGRDTMIDVVRAAAEQIFIPLTVGGGVRSAADVDQLLRAGADKCGINTAAIARPEVISEIARRFGNQVLVLSIDARRVTDETPEGTARSGSGFEVTTHGGRRGTGIDAIAWIREVTERGAGEILLNSMDADGTEQGFDLDLIRLAREATSLPLIASGGAGTPAHFPPAVHAGADAVLAASVFHFQQLSIAEAKAAMAADGITVR
- a CDS encoding D-hexose-6-phosphate mutarotase; the protein is MTSQPQPSPVEPAAAAMPAAQDPAAAAPDAAVTLPEGVALGTAHGVDAVLVDTPAASAVILLDGAHLTSFVPAGEQDLLWMSPSSDVGPGVAVRGGIPLVGPWFGTGRDLAHAVKHGWLRNVRWDLVSARREGGTTEVTLRTPEDAVAVRAEVVFRLGAQLDVDLTLTAGPRRIELEAALHTYLAVGDVREIRIGGLEGAEFLDNTRGLAEDVMPAQLLRLTGSTDRIVARAGEVTLEDDSAPGGGRRVVSTPRGTSRTIVWNPWDELTRGMADIPDEDWPRFVCIEPAVAKDGFVALEPGRSHRLGVSYRIER